The following are from one region of the Brassica oleracea var. oleracea cultivar TO1000 unplaced genomic scaffold, BOL UnpScaffold01148, whole genome shotgun sequence genome:
- the LOC106320956 gene encoding putative cysteine-rich repeat secretory protein 37, translated as MKFSYSLSKRFSLPILILQFLIIHSVSSLNLTNEYLNHKCFLNQGKYKSGSQYEENLNWIFDDIRTSPYALTGFSHLSVGKTPADFVAVTSQCRGDTYESKCRTCIDTVISGFRKRCPSNKGGIIWYDQCLLYINTIKEKDPAPTNYKNIFSMHNPNNVRGDAKLFAMRVMDFFSELTLKVKKTTKYSLIFYAAGEKKLGKNKLYAMVQCLQLTMDCKGCLTWSILKLFENNEIKQGARVLGTDCDLRYELYPFLRS; from the exons ATGAAATTTTCATATTCTCTATCCAAACGATTTTCTTTGCCTATTTTGATCCTACAATTCCTCATCATACATAGTGTTTCATCATTAAACCTTACCAATGAGTATCTCAACCACAAATGCTTCCTTAATCAAGGGAAATATAAGTCTGGAAGTCAATACGAGGAAAACCTCAACTGGATCTTCGATGATATTCGTACAAGTCCTTATGCTTTAACCGGTTTCTCACACTTAAGTGTTGGAAAAACACCAGCCGATTTTGTTGCTGTCACTTCCCAGTGTCGTGGTGACACTTATGAGTCTAAATGCCGTACATGCATTGATACCGTAATTTCAGGG TTTCGTAAGAGATGTCCGAGTAACAAAGGAGGAATAATATGGTACGATCAATGTCTTCTCTATATTAATACGATCAAAGAAAAAGATCCAGCCCCGACTAAttacaagaatattttttctatgCACAACCCAAATAATGTGAGAGGGGATGCAAAACTGTTCGCCATGAGGGTGATGGATTTTTTCTCTGAGCTAACACTTAAAGTCAAGAAAACCACCAAGTATAGCCTAATATTTTACGCGGCAGGGGAAAAGAAGCtcggaaaaaataaattatatgcaaTGGTGCAATGTTTACAACTAACAATGGATTGCAAAGGTTGTTTGACTTGGAGTATCTTAAAGCTTTTCGAAAACAACGAGATTAAACAAGGAGCGCGAGTTTTGGGTACGGACTGTGATTTAAGGTATGAGCTATACCCTTTTCTTAGGAGTTAA